A region of Ictidomys tridecemlineatus isolate mIctTri1 chromosome 4, mIctTri1.hap1, whole genome shotgun sequence DNA encodes the following proteins:
- the LOC101969554 gene encoding interferon-induced very large GTPase 1, with protein sequence MATAECTPDEPLLRGKRRQDLQEMLREAGLDVEYWLPKLKEDLGVTCAQALQYLKEKDLQKLKSQVQHPWEKRALENLIEQSHSNGFPGLQESLLEMIRKKQKQAEQALQELRSLLSEGRQRQEEEVRKKEAELRQAMEIPEEYWPVPEKPLRDVTEIMQRQLSLLEQTLSHMKNLPDRDLIRWASGGLALQGIYKTGHQTDLLQKREELLSVPKDFSLFGPQQGTWMETKDFTSFQEESMFTQTIEKVGFSITASAKGEGWKYSLEAGVDKSKHSESKETEQFHSKHSYFCSTKFSYVPLASCHFPIDQLQFSKPALQELKCIENLLDQTADPDIFPLLRHRTENFFHRFGSHANQGPLHLGGIYWWKAISEGFQSEQLADVKQQTAEALNIYIKGSFSGFGVNVTAGMNVSDALSKKASQSQTLQNLQNKVQLSVTQTGGPQEADGLIQWKAGLVASNQTWCVIDRGLQLVPIWDIILSSHRSDFKDPLKVANCLKDNYAALTGLTAQIQDGEELLSAMQEAIIFLDDVKSWEISDPEEQLQKLIDFMQMLSQKIKGYDTWINTCLTDWDLQNFLVNIFNFCKSSSIHKTRFIKSQFHSLLDPHVYKVTNFPQARSIMQWINQSESEQEQLNISQFSEFIKILKETQDELLEANVNSETPETVEEAQRKATYEVCLALSCFLNHLQATEQPDKQLLLLSIAAGAGYQVVSNTFQYLLGCNELNFLLDEMQTAHNKYQELKNICNYRAQAFLMLTGLTATSGIATVSTKDKIQRMAFMRHHIEQSLSKEVLQVLNKLGADYDWENLEKDLKLLIDGDYEATISSLQMDKVRKQLQSLFHGKKHSQEPHDNENNKWKVIKNGAFLDLLQRLGLEHYYPKRMSRANFHLIYKISVYNTQPKSERELPFYFLQKLLMLDYGLRHLIFKDDENTDHQVCLSASSEENEVLDPYEDFVEDSDSLTDPLVSKPRPHIHPMDIQMAIFHCADDFARQYILGKLSICQFALPLLVPNPCTSQIEFSLWSLRQIRRSWQQGSKLPQRKNNTYKNLHMCQVSTPIVSFIRVGNGLSASKSQIMNCLLSKRKHDVFFHRHCRGSSKDCLLMGGVVEICWFCPGGEEEDRFDNCVTFTNLHGDAKEHKRQLTFLQDISSLIVVLMSASDDNKENQNIVRDLWQSSRPLICLLDDKEKCKANNCSRRVRIGIRNRNEAELTEELTTTIRHLLELSGTALSLEDCSQIAVKQGFLVDEHQRDCKEAKEKAQTILALLGETKLSHVKENLLPLQGQLWHLWCKKDKEFYHLREKGNRSIEQHKSEIETDKQRIRHQQLRKAFPLNELMQSVLQILQEHSDTHTKLYFFQWLCIFLDNLTAEHLEKLREKQRYLWSIEQTEKQKAQKSDSLRLYQNEIESISTEINDCTLGIEQLLREVGQIYEALEETSSTRDILFLSLPQIAADLMIAGVPIELMDGDASYVPLKWVSAVFDKLSEKLGDKRLFVLSILGLQSSGKSTLLNALFGLQFTVSAGRCTRGAYMQLLKVDESSREELGFDFVLVVDTEGLRAPELSNKSQNWDNELATFVIGIGNLTLINIFGENPSEMQDILQIAVQAFLRMKKVKIFPSCLFVHQNVGEVTAKDQTMEGRRCLEQKLDEMAITAAEQEECSNVTHFSDVIKFDVNTHVYYFAHLWDGNPPMAPPNPRYSHNVQELKSRILLTAKNKSRGNIMKISGVKFRVQDLWRALVNENFIFSFRNTREVMAMSKLETMYNHWTWELRSHMLELQNQLINQIQNGKIHTLNASIFEASVTEKYIAIKQELEKYFNEDPDNEILVQWKANFENKLLILKEALISDSKRKANELIHFKKNQERLDKKKIGYENELLERSRKLALTVKGKELSEEELYEKFNQLWKKWVYDVSSDLPQVIEPDIDVDSESILWEYFQKEADMVDILKRDSGEKFQINYDEHIKMNKKYNFMTRTLKPRDIESINMITDHIVARFNETINNIQRQQCDYNPSYFHEILRIIDEEVKSASTEKRYTFTSKYNTELSLCLFQKASKSFKEMHKAFKRANDPVNYLESKKDDFFMSFKISCQGATSIKTFVDFLWHKLTPAVSATIWEKMIIKIAGDMQATCPAFNGNRANLEKHILISLAEEENFDNYWQYLHNTKSFFSSYIENHIKRYCSHNGSEKIKTFFKISLDNIKNAILSAIRESTAVAKDKSSTVSEWLDLFCDHLGNNLFFPRRDLISIEHQEIKDIEFLKEAMSAALDPAMKKVEQNCSSIPIEEMVPEIEKILSEHLCGCWKQCPLCNAICTNTIPTHEGDHSVPFHRPQAVNGWYKHKTDHFVIDCCTSSVASNRFMYFGNDQEIPYKNYRQAGGDYSTWSITPDSSTQPYWKWFVSHFRSKLEEKYQKKFTDTGKIPDAWAKITKQDVLDDLKNQ encoded by the coding sequence ATGGCCACAGCAGAGTGCACCCCTGATGAACCTCTGCTCAGAGGCAAAAGGAGGCAAGATCTCCAAGAGATGCTGAGAGAAGCAGGACTGGATGTTGAGTACTGGTTGCCCAAGCTGAAGGAAGATCTTGGTGTGACCTGTGCCCAGGCActacaatatttaaaagaaaaagaccttCAGAAGCTGAAATCCCAGGTACAACATCCATGGGAGAAAAGGGCCCTAGAGAACCTGATTGAACAGTCACACTCAAATGGTTTTCCAGGGTTACAGGAATCACTGTTGGAGATGATaaggaaaaagcagaagcagGCAGAACAAGCACTGCAGGAGCTAAGAAGTTTGCTGTCAGAAGGaaggcagagacaggaagaggaagtgaggAAAAAAGAAGCAGAGCTGAGGCAAGCCATGGAGATCCCTGAAGAGTACTGGCCAGTGCCTGAAAAGCCCCTCAGGGATGTCACGGAAATCATGCAGAGACAACTCAGTCTCTTGGAGCAGACACTGTCCCACATGAAAAACCTCCCAGACAGAGATCTAATAAGATGGGCATCTGGAGGGCTGGCCTTGCAGGGAATTTACAAAACCGGTCACCAAACTGACCTGTTACAGAAGAGAGAGGAGCTACTCAGTGTCCCCAAGGATTTCTCACTTTTTGGCCCTCAGCAGGGCACATGGATGGAAACAAAGGACTTTACATCTTTTCAAGAAGAATCCATGTTCACCCAGACTATAGAGAAGGTGGGCTTCAGTATCACTGCCTCTGCCAAAGGTGAAGGCTGGAAATATAGTCTGGAAGCTGGAGTGGATAAAAGCAAACATTCAGAATCCAAGGAAACTGAACAATTTCATTCTAAACATTCTTATTTCTGCTCAACTAAATTTAGCTACGTCCCCCTGGCCTCTTGCCACTTTCCCATTGATCAACTCCAGTTCTCCAAGCCTGCTCTTCAGGAACTGAAATGCATTGAAAATCTTCTGGATCAGACTGCAGATCCAGATATATTCCCTTTGCTGAGGCACAGGACTGAGAACTTCTTCCATAGGTTTGGCTCTCATGCTAACCAAGGCCCTCTACATCTGGGAGGAATCTACTGGTGGAAGGCAATTTCAGAGGGTTTTCAAAGTGAACAGCTGGCTGATGTAAAgcagcagacagcagaggctCTGAATATTTACATCAAGGGCAGCTTCAGTGGCTTTGGGGTCAATGTAACTGCAGGTATGAATGTATCAGATGCTCTTTCCAAAAAAGCCTCTCAGAGCCAAACTTTACAAAATCTCCAAAACAAAGTCCAATTATCTGTGACTCAGACAGGTGGCCCACAAGAAGCAGATGGCCTCATCCAGTGGAAAGCTGGCCTTGTTGCTAGCAATCAAACTTGGTGTGTCATTGACCGGGGACTTCAGCTAGTGCCCATTTGGGACATAATCCTCTCCAGCCACAGAAGTGATTTTAAGGATCCCCTTAAGGTGGCTAACTGCCTGAAAGACAACTACGCTGCTCTGACTGGCCTCACTGCCCAGATCCAGGATGGAGAGGAATTATTGAGTGCTATGCAGGAGGCTATAATTTTCCTAGATGATGTGAAATCCTGGGAGATATCTGATCCTGAAGAACAGCTTCAAAAACTGATAGATTTCATGCAAATGTtgagtcaaaaaataaaaggttatgACACTTGGATTAACACATGCCTCACAGACTGGGATCTTCAGAATTTTCTAGTAAACATTTTCAACTTTTGCAAAAGCTCTTCAATCCATAAAACTAGATTTATTAAATCACAGTTTCACAGCCTTCTCGATCCTCACGTCTACAAAGTGACAAACTTTCCTCAGGCTCGCTCCATCATGCAGTGGATAAACCAATCAGAGTCAGAGCAAGAGCAACTCAACATCTCTCAATTTTCTgagttcattaaaattttaaaagaaacacaggATGAACTTTTAGAAGCGAATGTCAATTCAGAGACCCCAGAAACGGTAGAAGAAGCTCAAAGAAAGGCTACCTATGAGGTCTGCTTAGCTCTCAGTTGCTTCTTGAATCACCTCCAAGCAACAGAGCAGCCAGACAAGCAGCTCTTGCTACTTTCCATTGCAGCTGGTGCAGGATATCAGGTGGTAAGCAATACTTTTCAGTATCTTCTAGGGTGCAATGAGTTAAACTTCCTACTGGATGAAATGCAAACTGCTCACAATAAATACCAAGAgctcaaaaatatttgcaactatAGAGCTCAAGCATTCCTTATGCTCACAGGTCTGACTGCCACATCTGGAATTGCAACTGTTTctacaaaagacaaaatacagCGCATGGCATTTATGAGACATCATATAGAACAGTCACTGTCTAAAGAAGTTTTACAAGTCCTCAACAAACTTGGTGCAGATTATGATTGGGAAAATCTAGAAAAAGACTTGAAGTTACTCATTGATGGGGATTATGAAGCTACCATCTCTTCATTGCAAATGGACAAGGTGAGAAAACAATTGCAAAGTCTTTTCCATGGAAAGAAACATTCCCAGGAACCacatgataatgaaaataataaatggaaggTGATAAAAAATGGAGCCTTCCTAGACTTACTCCAGCGTCTAGGCCTAGAACATTACTACCCAAAAAGGATGAGTAGAGCTAATTTCCATCTTATCTACAAGATTTCTGTGTATAACACCCAGCCCAAATCTGAACGGGAACTTCCTTTCTATTTCCTTCAGAAACTACTTATGCTGGATTATGGACTGAGACACTTGATCTTCAAAGATGATGAAAACACAGATCATCAGGTCTGTCTAAGTGCTTCAAGTGAGGAAAATGAGGTTTTAGATCCATATGAAGACTTTGTTGAAGACAGTGATAGTCTTACTGATCCTTTAGTCTCTAAGCCCAGACCCCATATTCACCCAATGGATATTCAGATGGCAATTTTTCACTGTGCAGATGATTTTGCCAGACAATATATTTTGGGCAAACTTTCCATTTGTCAATTTGCCCTCCCTCTTCTGGTGCCAAATCCCTGCACTTCTCAAATTGAATTCTCTCTCTGGTCTCTCAGACAAATTAGGAGAAGTTGGCAGCAAGGAAGCAAATTACCACAAAGGAAGAACAACACTTACAAGAATCTTCATATGTGCCAGGTCTCCACCCCCATTGTGTCCTTCATTCGAGTTGGAAATGGCCTATCTGCTTCCAAATCTCAGATCATGAACTGTCTTCTCAGTAAACGTAAACATGATGTGTTTTTCCACAGACACTGCAGAGGAAGCAGCAAAGATTGTCTCTTGATGGGGGGTGTGGTAGAAATCTGTTGGTTCTGCcctggaggggaagaggaggacagGTTTGACAATTGTGTGACCTTCACCAATCTTCATGGAGATGCAAAGGAACATAAAAGGCAGCTTACCTTTCTGCAGGACATCTCTTCTCTCATCGTGGTCCTCATGTCAGCTTCTGATGAcaataaagaaaaccaaaacatagTCCGTGACCTGTGGCAGTCATCAAGACCTCTGATCTGCTTGCTTGAtgacaaagaaaaatgcaaagcCAATAATTGTAGTAGAAGAGTGAGAATTGGCATCAGGAATAGAAATGAGGCAGAATTGACAGAGGAGCTCACAACTACCATCAGACATTTGCTAGAGCTCTCTGGCACTGCTCTCAGTTTAGAGGATTGTTCTCAGATTGCTGTTAAGCAAGGATTTCTGGTTGATGAACACCAAAGAGATTGCAAGGAAGCCAAAGAAAAGGCACAAACTATATTGGCCCTCCTGGGGGAAACAAAGTTATCTCATGTGAAAGAGAACTTACTACCCCTTCAGGGACAACTATGGCACCTTTGGTGTAAGAAGGACAAAGAATTCTATCAtctgagagaaaagggaaatcgGAGCATTGAACAACACAAGAGTGAGATTGAAACAGATAAACAAAGAATACGACATCAACAGTTGAGAAAAGCCTTTCCTCTTAATGAGTTAATGCAATCTGTCCTTCAAATTCTCCAAGAGCATTCAGACACTCACACCAAACTCTACTTCTTTCAGTGGCTGTGTATATTTTTGGACAACCTGACTGCAGAACACTTGGAAAAACTACGTGAGAAACAAAGATATTTGTGGTCAATAGaacaaacagaaaagcaaaaggcACAAAAGAGCGACTCCCTGAGACTCTATCAAAATGAGATAGAATCCATCTCTACTGAGATTAATGACTGTACCTTAGGAATTGAGCAATTACTCAGAGAGGTTGGCCAGATCTATGAAGCTCTGGAAGAAACTTCCTCCACAAGAGATAtactttttctctcccttccccaaatTGCTGCAGACCTGATGATAGCTGGTGTCCCCATAGAGCTGATGGATGGAGATGCTTCCTATGTGCCCCTAAAGTGGGTGTCAGCTGTTTTTGACAAGCTCTCTGAGAAACTTGGAGACAAACGGCTCTTTGTTCTCTCTATCCTTGGCCTGCAGAGCTCTGGGAAGTCCACCTTACTAAATGCTCTTTTTGGGCTGCAGTTCACTGTAAGTGCAGGCAGGTGTACCAGGGGGGCCTACATGCAGCTCCTGAAAGTGGATGAGTCATCCAGAGAGGAACTTGGCTTTGACTTTGTGCTGGTTGTAGACACAGAAGGACTTCGGGCCCCAGAACTCAGCAACAAGTCCCAGAATTGGGACAATGAGTTAGCCACGTTTGTCATTGGAATTGGAAACTTGACTCTGATCAATATTTTTGGAGAGAATCCATCAGAGATGCAGGACATCCTACAAATAGCTGTCCAAGCCTTTCTGAGgatgaaaaaagtgaaaatctTCCCAAGTTGCCTGTTTGTTCATCAGAATGTGGGAGAAGTTACAGCTAAAGACCAAACTATGGAAGGACGAAGGTGCCTAGAACAGAAGCTAGACGAAATGGCAATAACAGCTGCTGAACAAGAAGAGTGCTCAAATGTAACCCACTTCAGTGACGTTATAAAGTTTGATGTCAATACTCACGTGTACTACTTTGCTCACCTCTGGGATGGCAATCCCCCTATGGCCCCTCCCAATCCTCGCTATAGCCACAATGTCCAAGAACTGAAAAGTAGAATTCTTTTAACTGCCAAAAATAAATCCAGGGGTAACATCATGAAGATTTCAGGTGTAAAATTCAGAGTTCAAGATTTGTGGAGAGCCCTGGTAAATGagaatttcattttcagtttcaGAAACACACGAGAGGTCATGGCCATGAGCAAACTAGAAACCATGTATAACCACTGGACCTGGGAGCTCAGAAGTCATATGCTGGAATTGCAGAATCAACTAATCAACCAGATTCAGAATGGAAAGATCCACACACTCAATGCTAGCATATTTGAGGCATCagttacagaaaaatatatagCTATCAAGCaagaacttgaaaaatattttaatgaagacCCAGATAATGAAATACTGGTTCAATGGAaagcaaattttgaaaataagctaCTCATCCTTAAAGAGGCACTTATTTCAGATAGTAAAAGAAAAGCCAATGAActtattcactttaaaaaaaatcaagaaaggtTAGATAAGAAAAAGATAGGTTATGAAAATGAATTATTGGAAAGGAGCCGAAAATTAGCTTTAACTGTAAAGGGTAAAGAATTGAGTGAGGAAGAGTTATATGAGAAATTCAACCAACTGTGGAAAAAATGGGTCTATGATGTATCTTCAGATCTCCCTCAAGTTATAGAGCCTGACATTGATGTAGATTCTGAAAGCATCCTTTGGGAATATTTCCAAAAGGAGGCAGACATGGTAGACATACTAAAGAGAGATTCTGGAGAGAAGTTTCAAATCAATTATGATGAAcatatcaaaatgaataaaaaatataactttatgaCAAGGACACTAAAGCCCCGTGATATAGAATCCATTAATATGATTACTGACCACATTGTTGCAAGATTTAATGAAACTATTAACAATATTCAGAGGCAACAATGTGATTACAATCCAAGTTATTTCCATGAAATCCTAAGAATCATAGATGAGGAAGTAAAATCTGCATCCACTGAAAAAAGATACACATTTACAAGTAAATATAACACTGAATTATCTTTGTGTTTATTCCAAAAAGCATCAAAGAGTTTTAAGGAAATGCACAAAGCATTCAAAAGAGCAAATGATCCTGTAAACTATCTAGAAAGCAAGAAAGATGATTTCTTTATGAGCTTTAAGATCTCCTGTCAGGGTGCAACTTCCATCAAAacatttgttgattttctgtGGCACAAGCTAACTCCTGCTGTCTCTGCCACTATATGGGAAAAAATGATCATTAAAATAGCTGGGGACATGCAAGCAACCTGCCCTGCGTTCAATGGAAACAGGGCTAACCTGGAGAAACACATTCTTATTTCTCTGGCAGAAGAAGAAAACTTTGATAATTATTGGCAATATCTTCATaatacaaaatctttttttagCAGTTATATTGAAAACCATATCAAAAGATATTGTTCACACAATggaagtgaaaaaataaagacttttttcaaaataagtttaGACAACATCAAGAATGCCATCCTTTCTGCCATTCGTGAATCCACAGCGGTAGCTAAGGATAAAAGCAGCACTGTGTCTGAGTGGTTGGATTTGTTCTGTGATCACCTGGGAAACAATTTGTTCTTCCCCCGAAGAGATCTGATAAGCATTGAGCACCAGGAGATAAAAGATATTGAATTTCTGAAAGAAGCCATGAGTGCAGCTTTGGATCCTGCGATGAAGAAAGTAGAACAGAATTGTTCAAGTATACCTATAGAAGAAATGGTTCCTGAAATTGAGAAAATCCTCTCTGAACATCTCTGTGGCTGCTGGAAACAATGTCCCCTATGCAATGCAATTTGTACAAACACAATTCCTACACATGAAGGAGATCATAGTGTTCCATTTCACCGTCCCCAGGCTGTCAATGGATGGTATAAGCATAAAACAGACCATTTTGTAATTGACTGCTGTACTAGTTCAGTAGCAAGTAATCGTTTCATGTATTTTGGAAATGACCAAGAAATCCCTTATAAGAACTATCGGCAGGCAGGAGGGGACTATTCCACATGGAGCATCACCCCAGATTCATCCACCCAGCCATATTGGAAATGGTTTGTCTCACATTTCAGATCAAAGctagaagaaaaatatcagaaaaaatttaCAGATACTGGTAAAATCCCTGATGCATGGGCCAAAATCACAAAGCAGGATGTGCTTGATGACTTGAAAAATCAGTAA